TCGGGGGCCACGCCTGCAGCGGCGGCGCTGCGGGCATAAGCCTGACGGCGGCCATCATTGGTGGCCTCGACCGCAGCACGCACCTGGGGGCTGGCCGTCGTGCGGATGCCCAGATAGCCGTCGGCTTGTTCACCGACGATTCCCTGGGCCTTGGCGGCATCGACCGTGGCCTTCTGGGTCTCGTCTTGGGCGAAGGCGGCACCGGCCGCGACGCCCAGGGCAACGACGGCGGCACCGACGACGAAGAATTTGCGGAACGTCATGACGGTCTTTCGCATCAGAACAGGTTGGGATTCTCGACAAGGAGGTCCTGAAGCTCCCGGTCGAGGCGAACACGGACATCGGCGTCCAGCTTGGCGTAGATCTGGATCGGCGCGACCTCCAGCCGGACCGTCGGGGTGCAGGCGGCGGCGGTCAGGGCGATGACGCCGCAGACGCCGATAAGGTCTCGCTTGCTGAACATGACGGGCGGTCTCCGGTGGATCGTCGCGGCGATCTAACGCCGATGAGGGTGAATGGGTTCTGAACGGATCGCCTCAGTCCGGCGACACCGTCGTGGCTTCGCCGTTTCTGGCACGATTGAGCGCGATCATGTCGCTGATGACCTGATCCAGGTTCAAGGTGGTATCCAGCGTGAGGTCGATCCCGGTGCCCGAGGGCAACGGCAGGTTGCGGTTCAGAAAATCGCGGCGGATCAGTTCCAGCCAGGTCAGGCGCAACTCCTGCCTGACCGGAGGATCATGGCGACCCTGGATGTGGAACCTGACCCCCAGCCGCCCGCCATC
The genomic region above belongs to Brevundimonas vitisensis and contains:
- a CDS encoding DUF1318 domain-containing protein; this encodes MRKTVMTFRKFFVVGAAVVALGVAAGAAFAQDETQKATVDAAKAQGIVGEQADGYLGIRTTASPQVRAAVEATNDGRRQAYARSAAAAGVAPEVAAARMFEGQLFPRISSGQWYRNAQGQWVQR
- a CDS encoding YnbE family lipoprotein, whose product is MFSKRDLIGVCGVIALTAAACTPTVRLEVAPIQIYAKLDADVRVRLDRELQDLLVENPNLF